The stretch of DNA cctctctcccccaaAAGCTCGAAGACGATGGAGAGGCACAAGAAGGGGCAGGCGGCCTCCGCGGACGCATCTTcggatgacgccgacgaacACGATGCGGACGATGGTGACGAAGAAACCACTGCGCGGCCCAGtttgcgtcgtcgccgttccTCGGATCCCTCGTCCGATCGTCCAATCGTGcgtcgtggccatggccgggaCGCTGATGCCGACAACGACGTGGAGGATCTGCCAGATCGGTTCGATTCCCAGGGGCGGCCACTCAACGGGCGCTCAGCCACTCACGCACGGTGGACGACGCGCCAGGGAACCTTTGAGCGGCCAGCGCAACGCCCCGGTGGGTGGGACGTCAGAGGTGCGTGGCAGGTGAGCGGTACTGAGCAAGAGGCAGTGGACCGCCTGGTGCGCAACGTCACGGGCGCGCTTGGGGGGCAGCGCAGCTGGATGAGTGTCATTGGAGAGGTCATTGGCGGGGGTCTGCTACCaccggcaggcggcggcgctccccATGATGGTGAGCGAAAGGaccgcgaccacgacggAAATACAGACGAgggacggagacgacggcgggggaagtgacgatgacgcttggcgagggcgaatGTGAGATGAAGGCAAGCGGCAAGACAAGGTTACGACTGGCGACGGGGAGGACGCACGaagtgacgatgacgaagtGACGATTTCCTCTTTACGATatgtctttttttttctcctaTTGctttgggcgggcggtcggtcggtcgggaTCAAGATGGGGGATGAaccatgttgctgctgctacgaGGACAAGGATGAAACGCCATGTTTTGAGATGAAGTAATGCAGGCTCTAGTAGATGGTACGATTCTAACAATGGTGATTTACGTTGGTATATACATGTTCCTTGACATTATACAtggcgcacacacacgcacctTTGAGTACCTACGCGGCCGACGTGACCTAACAGGGCGAAGGAAGAGAAAGGGTGAAGCCGAAGCCCGCAGATTGTTCAATCCCATGTGGTGGTATTCGTCTAAGCGCCTAGATCTGCTGCTACCGACTCCTATACGGAAGACGCACGGCCGTCGTACCTCGTACACTTAtcgtccctccctctctctacgcctacctacctgcctgcgCCAAGGTTTTCAAAAAGAAAATGCTTCCCCTTACACGGTACAGGTTGCTCTTTTCTCAGGTACTACCTAACACAGCAAGACATCTCGCGGACTGGGTGCCTGTCGCTCTGTCTCTTTTTctctcatcatcatcatcataaCTCGTccctcgcgggcggcggcggggacagCGGGGCCTCGGGCCTGCCGCtgtcgcgcagcaggtcgacgccgctccGGGCGTGCCACTTGTCCCACAGGGCGGCAAAGTCGTcgcgcatggcggcgtccaTCTGGTCGGGCAGGACGACCTCGTAGGTGACGTAGAGGTTGCCGAACTCGGTCTTGTGGTAGAcgctgtcgccgtcctcgtgcCAGCGGGGcatgccctcgcccgcgacggtCTCGACGTGGCCCGGCTGGACCGACtggccgcgcgggcggccgaggcggacgacgtgggcgtcgaggtgcgtGAGGTTGCGCGTCCAGCCGCCCATCCAGGCCTCGCGCAGGGAGAGCACCTCTGTCCAGTacaggtcgtcgtccttgcggCGGAAGtagacgccgtcgaggccgtccggGTTTTCGTCCTCAGAGGGGTCCTTCTCCGACAGGTTGACGATgaggtcgccggcgacccAGTCGGGGCTCGCGTCCGCCTCGTTCTCGTACACGACGCGCgagtcgcgcgccgcgccgcgctcgacctTGAGCGTCACCGTGTTGAACTtgcgctcgacgcgggcgccgctgcacgTCGGGCACTTGTTGGCGATGGTcttgccgcgcccgccgcaggcgTCGCAGCGCATCTGCATCTGCTGGAACATGCCCGgtgcgagctgctgcttgatGATGCGgacgccgtgcccgccgcaTACGCCGCACGTAtcgaccttgccgtcggccgagcCGCTGCCCTCGCACGTCTCGCAGatctgctgccgctcccacTTGAACTCGGTCGTCGCGCCGTTGTAGAAGTCGCGCAGCGAAATCTCCACGCGCACCTCGACGTTGTGCCCGCGCGGCTCACGGTGCGCGTGCCCAAAGTGCCCATGCCCGCCGAAAAAGCGCGAGAAGAGGTCGAACGGGTCGTGgtgcccgccctgcccgccgccctgctggtgctgcttcACGCCCTCGTGCCCCCGGGTGTCGTAGATGTGCCGCGTCTCCTGGTCGGACAGGACGTCGTAGGCCTCGGAAACCTGAACGAACTTTTCGTGTGCTGTCTCGTCGCCCCTACACAATCGAAGTTGTCAGTATAGTAGCACAACCGCGAAGGAGGAAAGAgaaggggagaggggggctGGTTCGCGGATCGAGCCAGGGGTGGCGGCGTACGGGTTCTTGTCTGGGTGGAACTTTTTGGATAGTTGGCGATACGCCGACTTGAGTTGCCGTTCTGTCGCATCCTTTTCCACTCCCAGGACCTGTCACGGTCAGCATGGCATGCGGTAAAGCGCTCACGGGAGCGCCTCACCTTGTAGTAGTCCTCGGCGCAAAgcgcgagctgggcgaggccaacaagcagcagcagaccgAGACTGTGAAGCAACATGGTGGCCGAGAGGCCCGCAAAGGGAACTGAAGGGACAAACAAGCAAGGGAAGACTAAGCAACCGAAGACGAGAAGAATAGAACTCGTTGCAGGGCAAAAAGGACGACGTGGCGGTTGGGAATGAGtgagcgcgcggcggccagagATGGGAATGCGCAGGAGAAACGTCAACGTCGGCAGCTTCTTAGTTACCAGCGTGTTAACTTACAGCGGATggaccctgccctgccaacCCGCCCCGGGTGGCTGCCCTGGCGCGTGGCGGGCCACTTTCCACGATAAGCAAGTGGGGCGCTTTTTATCAGCCGCGCATGATTGGGTCGGATTAACCCTGCCTGCGTCAACTTTCTGGGACCTGCCGCCAAAGACCTGCCCGCGCCTGTCAATAGCAAGCGCAACAGGCACGCACCTTCTTCGCAGGCGGAAGGCACCCGCAGCCGACTTCGTCCTTTTCCGGAGAGCAATCAGCCGCCGCAGAATTTCCTTGTGGACTGCGAGGGTCAGTATCTGCTGCAGTACGACGGCAGACCTAGAAGCAGGTACGGCGTAGCCGTCGACAGACTGGCTGCTTCATCTCCCCCTCGCGCCTTGCAtcgaccgtcgccgccatgagctCCAAAAAGTATGCCTTCCTCCCgatggacgacggcgaggtcggcccTGAAAAGGTCACCAAGGAGAAGAAACACAAGCACCGGccccgcgaccgcgaccgaGAACGAGAACGAGAACGAGATAGAGACGACAAATCTTCCCgttcgtcaaggccgaggcgcgaCCGTTCGCGCTCGAGATCTCCCCGCTCGTCCTCCCATCGCCACGACAGCGGCCGCTCGAAAGGTTTCCGGCGGCGCGATGCAGAAGCGGACTTTGACGACCGCTGGGGTGACGAGCAACCGCCCTCGGACGAACCGGAAGCTcgggacgatgacgaccccCCCGACTTTGAAGAGTCGGCCAGCAAGAGAGTCAAGCTGAGCCACGACGAGCCTCGGGATGAGGACCTGTCAGACGGCGCCAAGGAGGAGCTTGCGCGTCAGAAAGACATCGAAGAGCGGGAGGCATTTGCGAAGCGACTCAGGGAAAAGGACGAGGGGCGATCAAAGAAGAaccaccgcgacggcgaggcgtcgtcgagacagcggctggccgacgatgccaaggccagggacgcggcgctgccTGACCTTCGAGAGCGCTCTCGGCAAGAATACCTCAAGAAGCGCGAGACGGAACGTCTGGCCTTGTTACGCAagcaggtcgccgaggagacggccgagctgcgcAGCGGCATGCGCCTGTCCGAAAAGGAAAAGGCAGAGTTTGCCAAGAACCGCGAGATCCTGCGGCTGGCCGAAGAGCGACTCAAGATTGACGATCACCGGGATGGCTATGTGATGCCCGAAGACTACATCACAGAAAAGGGAAAGCTGGATCGGAaaaagaaggaggaggcgttgTACAAGCGATACGTCGATCGCGACGAGTATGGCCAGGAAAAGTTCGTCACAGAGCACGAGGAGTGGGAGCGGGagcagacggccaaggccaaggcccagGTCAAGATTGCGGAGAGGGTCAACGAAACCTACGACTACGTCTTGGATGATGCGCAGTACATTCAGTGGAACCTTGACTCGaagctcgccggcgagggcaagaaCCTGGCCAAAACCAAGGAGCAAA from Purpureocillium takamizusanense chromosome 6, complete sequence encodes:
- the SCJ1 gene encoding DnaJ- protein scj1 (COG:O~SECRETED:SignalP(1-20~SECRETED:cutsite=ALC-AE~SECRETED:prob=0.8378)~EggNog:ENOG503NU15) translates to MLLHSLGLLLLVGLAQLALCAEDYYKVLGVEKDATERQLKSAYRQLSKKFHPDKNPGDETAHEKFVQVSEAYDVLSDQETRHIYDTRGHEGVKQHQQGGGQGGHHDPFDLFSRFFGGHGHFGHAHREPRGHNVEVRVEISLRDFYNGATTEFKWERQQICETCEGSGSADGKVDTCGVCGGHGVRIIKQQLAPGMFQQMQMRCDACGGRGKTIANKCPTCSGARVERKFNTVTLKVERGAARDSRVVYENEADASPDWVAGDLIVNLSEKDPSEDENPDGLDGVYFRRKDDDLYWTEVLSLREAWMGGWTRNLTHLDAHVVRLGRPRGQSVQPGHVETVAGEGMPRWHEDGDSVYHKTEFGNLYVTYEVVLPDQMDAAMRDDFAALWDKWHARSGVDLLRDSGRPEAPLSPPPPARDEL